One part of the Nitrosophilus kaiyonis genome encodes these proteins:
- a CDS encoding thiamine phosphate synthase, whose translation MNKLLSYLITDPKFYTDNPTKLKKFLEIAVNKHKVDMICFRDKKSKNFKSLSIHFLKKSKNLKISKILINSNIDIAYRYKFDGVHLPSSKMNLIKQAKRKKLFVIASTHNFYEIKKAIDLGADMITYSPIFYTPNKGEPKGLKNLRKVVLKSKIPVIALGGIITKEQINKIKIRKAAGFASIRYFVNKYW comes from the coding sequence ATGAATAAACTTCTCTCCTATCTTATAACTGATCCTAAATTTTATACAGATAATCCAACAAAGCTAAAAAAATTTTTAGAAATTGCTGTCAATAAACATAAAGTAGATATGATATGTTTTAGAGATAAAAAAAGTAAAAATTTTAAATCTTTATCTATCCATTTTTTAAAAAAATCTAAAAATCTAAAAATTTCAAAAATCTTGATAAATTCTAATATAGATATAGCATATAGATATAAATTTGATGGAGTCCATCTTCCTTCCTCAAAGATGAATCTTATCAAACAAGCAAAAAGAAAAAAGCTTTTTGTAATTGCAAGTACACACAATTTTTATGAGATAAAAAAAGCAATTGATTTAGGGGCAGATATGATTACATATAGTCCCATTTTTTATACTCCAAATAAGGGTGAGCCAAAAGGATTAAAAAATCTTAGAAAAGTTGTTTTAAAATCAAAAATTCCAGTTATTGCTTTAGGAGGAATAATTACTAAAGAACAGATTAATAAAATAAAAATAAGAAAAGCTGCTGGATTTGCTTCTATTAGATATTTTGTAAATAAATATTGGTAA
- a CDS encoding ArsR/SmtB family transcription factor, whose protein sequence is MKKLVKVAKALGDENRLKVLAFIEKNKEVCVCEVSESLGFSQPLSSKYLKQLKEAGIIDSKKVGKWSIYFIKEENPLIKPFLEELKKVKLPDIKKCLKC, encoded by the coding sequence TTGAAAAAGTTAGTAAAAGTAGCTAAAGCTTTAGGTGATGAGAATAGATTAAAAGTTTTAGCTTTTATAGAAAAAAACAAAGAGGTGTGTGTCTGTGAAGTAAGTGAGAGTTTGGGATTTTCTCAGCCTCTTAGCTCAAAATATCTAAAACAGTTAAAAGAAGCTGGTATAATTGATAGTAAAAAAGTTGGTAAATGGAGTATATATTTTATAAAAGAAGAAAATCCATTGATTAAGCCCTTTTTAGAAGAGCTTAAAAAAGTAAAATTACCAGATATTAAAAAGTGTTTAAAATGTTAA
- a CDS encoding c-type cytochrome, giving the protein MKKLIFVSFMLFGLIYAQEGKDIYKKYCASCHILKPPMGFMKNKKMQHFDNIKAPPMAAVSKRVKMFYPKKEDFVRFVVDYIQNPSKEKGVCMPMAYKRFGTMPPIGKSLSDKEKEKVANFIYTLNFTCQACKMRK; this is encoded by the coding sequence ATGAAAAAACTAATATTTGTTTCCTTTATGCTATTTGGATTAATTTATGCACAAGAAGGAAAAGATATTTATAAAAAATATTGTGCTTCCTGTCATATATTAAAACCGCCTATGGGATTTATGAAAAATAAAAAAATGCAACATTTTGACAATATAAAAGCTCCTCCTATGGCAGCTGTATCTAAAAGAGTTAAGATGTTTTATCCCAAAAAAGAGGATTTTGTGCGTTTTGTTGTTGATTATATTCAAAATCCATCTAAAGAAAAGGGAGTTTGTATGCCTATGGCATATAAAAGGTTTGGAACTATGCCGCCTATTGGAAAAAGTTTAAGTGATAAAGAGAAAGAAAAAGTTGCAAACTTTATATATACATTAAATTTTACTTGTCAAGCTTGTAAAATGAGAAAATAG
- a CDS encoding F0F1 ATP synthase subunit A encodes MEGIFTFLGTISHDHTFIFVAHTILAAIIVLILAKAATKSLRVVPQGVQNIMEAYLEGVIAMGRDVIGESNAKKYLPLVATLGLFIFVANMIGIIPGFESPSGNINFTLALALIVFIYYNYEGIRKNGVVHYFAHFAGPVKLLAPLMFPIEIVSHISRIISLSFRLFGNIKGDDLFLWVLLMLAPWIVPLPAFALLLFSAFLQTFIFMILTYVYLAGAVLLHEESL; translated from the coding sequence ATGGAGGGAATCTTTACTTTTTTAGGTACTATTTCTCATGACCATACATTTATCTTTGTAGCTCATACAATACTTGCAGCTATTATTGTTTTAATATTGGCAAAAGCAGCTACAAAATCTTTAAGAGTAGTTCCTCAAGGTGTACAAAATATAATGGAAGCCTATCTTGAAGGCGTTATTGCAATGGGCAGAGATGTTATTGGTGAAAGTAATGCAAAAAAATATCTGCCATTAGTTGCTACACTCGGACTTTTTATATTTGTTGCAAACATGATAGGTATCATTCCTGGCTTTGAATCACCTTCAGGGAATATTAATTTTACTTTAGCGTTAGCATTAATTGTTTTTATCTATTACAACTATGAAGGTATAAGAAAAAATGGTGTTGTTCACTATTTTGCTCACTTTGCAGGACCTGTAAAATTACTTGCACCATTGATGTTTCCTATTGAGATAGTTTCTCATATTTCAAGAATTATATCTTTGTCATTCAGGCTTTTTGGTAATATAAAAGGTGATGATCTATTTTTATGGGTTCTTTTAATGCTTGCACCTTGGATAGTTCCTCTACCAGCTTTTGCATTGCTACTTTTTAGTGCATTTTTACAAACATTTATATTTATGATACTTACTTATGTTTATCTTGCTGGAGCAGTATTGTTGCATGAGGAATCTTTATAG
- a CDS encoding SO_0444 family Cu/Zn efflux transporter, whose translation MAFVQALIELSNAMALYILFGLLIAGFLHEIVPQDFIKKHLGKSSFGSVIKATLFGIPIPVCSCGVIPLATALQKSGASRGSVLSFLISTPITGIDSILATFGMFGWVFTIYRIVTSIIMAMIAGLLVNIQKEKQDINNSTIEKPKFTLNINNNNPINFSINSDKNSCCSSSCECKEEKRKFSFINALRYGFITLLGDIAKPLFWGLIIGAAITVAIPQNLSALLSEYVWLSYILAVIIAIPMYVCATASLPIAAALMLNGVSAGAAFVFLSAGPATNTVTIGVVKKMLGNKAVFIYLGVIAIGSVIFGLGLDFIFKDIDVKTIVHIEEKASILMIASSIILWILISYHILKDKLTKKSCCN comes from the coding sequence ATGGCTTTTGTTCAAGCACTGATTGAACTATCAAATGCAATGGCATTATATATTCTTTTTGGTCTGTTGATTGCTGGATTTTTACATGAGATAGTTCCGCAAGATTTTATAAAAAAGCATTTAGGGAAAAGCTCATTTGGCTCAGTTATCAAAGCTACACTATTTGGTATTCCCATTCCAGTTTGCTCATGTGGAGTTATACCATTAGCAACAGCTTTGCAAAAAAGTGGTGCAAGCAGAGGAAGTGTTCTTAGCTTTTTAATATCAACTCCAATAACTGGAATCGATTCAATTTTGGCTACTTTTGGTATGTTTGGATGGGTATTTACCATATATAGGATAGTAACTTCAATTATTATGGCAATGATTGCAGGATTATTGGTAAATATACAAAAAGAGAAACAAGATATAAACAATTCAACAATAGAAAAACCTAAATTTACACTCAATATTAACAATAATAATCCAATCAATTTTTCTATTAATTCAGATAAAAACTCTTGCTGCTCAAGTAGTTGTGAATGCAAAGAAGAAAAGAGAAAATTTTCATTTATTAATGCTTTAAGATATGGTTTTATAACCCTTTTAGGAGATATTGCAAAACCCCTTTTTTGGGGTCTTATAATAGGAGCTGCAATAACTGTAGCAATTCCACAAAACTTAAGTGCACTCTTGAGTGAGTATGTGTGGCTATCATATATATTAGCTGTTATAATTGCTATTCCTATGTATGTTTGCGCCACAGCTTCACTTCCAATAGCAGCAGCTTTGATGTTAAATGGAGTAAGTGCTGGCGCTGCTTTTGTATTTTTAAGCGCTGGTCCCGCAACAAATACAGTAACAATAGGAGTTGTTAAAAAGATGCTAGGCAATAAAGCAGTATTTATTTATCTTGGAGTTATAGCTATTGGCTCAGTTATTTTTGGGTTAGGACTTGATTTTATATTTAAAGATATAGATGTAAAAACTATTGTCCATATAGAAGAGAAAGCATCTATTTTAATGATTGCAAGCTCTATAATTTTATGGATACTTATTTCATATCATATTTTAAAAGATAAACTTACCAAAAAAAGTTGTTGTAATTAA
- a CDS encoding HDOD domain-containing protein, which translates to MSIKDFIINEIDKLPPLPKTVQELKISYEDDNSTAQDLENIIKKDPVLVVDILRLANSPYYGFSHEIHDLRHAIVLFGFDEIINFAIYSALEKSFEFDLSPYSINELDFLNLSILKQNISKKFFKENKNLSILLKSSSFLSDIGKIVLAKYAKENSILIVEEEKSLKDIDNIEKERLEYDTIDVSCLIFEKWNFDKKFIDIIYNSKKCSQNEVSNYLNSIRNIVTIKANILDTENVECIDKEIIANAL; encoded by the coding sequence ATGAGTATAAAAGATTTTATTATTAATGAAATTGACAAACTTCCTCCTCTTCCAAAGACAGTTCAAGAACTAAAAATATCCTATGAAGATGATAATTCAACAGCTCAAGATCTAGAAAATATAATAAAAAAAGATCCAGTTTTAGTTGTAGATATTTTAAGATTAGCCAATTCACCATATTATGGTTTTTCTCATGAGATACATGATTTAAGACATGCAATAGTTCTTTTTGGATTTGATGAAATTATAAATTTTGCTATTTACTCAGCTTTAGAGAAAAGTTTTGAATTTGATCTATCTCCATATTCTATAAATGAATTAGATTTTTTAAATTTATCTATATTAAAACAAAATATTTCAAAAAAATTTTTTAAAGAAAATAAAAATTTATCAATATTACTAAAAAGCTCTTCTTTTTTATCAGACATTGGAAAAATTGTATTAGCAAAATATGCTAAAGAAAACAGTATTTTAATTGTTGAAGAAGAAAAAAGTTTAAAAGATATTGACAATATTGAAAAAGAGCGTTTAGAATATGATACTATTGATGTATCTTGTTTAATATTTGAAAAGTGGAATTTTGATAAAAAATTTATAGATATAATTTATAATTCAAAAAAATGTTCTCAAAATGAGGTTTCTAACTATTTAAATTCAATTAGAAACATTGTAACAATTAAAGCCAATATTTTAGATACTGAAAATGTGGAGTGCATTGACAAAGAAATTATTGCCAATGCTTTATGA
- a CDS encoding PepSY domain-containing protein, whose amino-acid sequence MKVISVIGLFVVILYSSEIEHMKIHQYNKKATVKLQKENLMKKYAKVDEEKLKEIVKKATNEKIIYKKIKHQNTTIYYKVLTKSYILKIDAISGEILKKEKR is encoded by the coding sequence ATGAAAGTTATATCTGTTATAGGCCTATTTGTAGTAATTTTATATTCATCTGAAATTGAGCATATGAAAATTCATCAATACAATAAGAAAGCAACTGTAAAACTACAAAAAGAAAATCTTATGAAAAAATATGCAAAAGTTGATGAGGAAAAGTTAAAAGAGATTGTAAAAAAAGCTACAAATGAAAAGATAATCTATAAAAAAATAAAGCATCAAAACACAACTATATACTATAAGGTTTTAACAAAAAGTTACATATTAAAAATTGATGCCATAAGTGGGGAGATACTTAAAAAGGAGAAAAGATGA
- the gatB gene encoding Asp-tRNA(Asn)/Glu-tRNA(Gln) amidotransferase subunit GatB codes for MEFEVVIGLEVHVQLNTKTKMFCSCPTSFADIQNKNTCPTCLALPGALPVINEEAVKKAMMFGWAINATINKKSIFNRKNYFYPDLPKGYQISQFEVPIVENGYLFIDKEDGSKRKIGITRAHLEEDAGKNIHEGEISKVDLNRAGTPLLEIVSEPDIRSSEEAVQYLKKLHAIVRYLDISDANMQEGSFRCDANVSIRPKGDENLYTRVEIKNLNSFRFIQKAIDYEVQRHIEAWEDGVYEKEVVQETRLFDSQKGVTRSMRGKEESADYRYFPDPDLLPVIIPESFFEETKNIPELPDEKEERFIKEYKIKPYDAALIASSKEMAEFFEEMMEENIEAKNGVTWLTVELAARLNKAGLDITESPVDAKKLAKLVKRIEDKTISGKAAKDVLDFLMENRVEVDEAIEKLGLKQISDTGAIEAMIDEILSKNEDKVAEYKAGKEKLFGFFVGQVMKASKGKADPKLVNEILRKKLS; via the coding sequence ATGGAATTTGAGGTAGTTATAGGTTTAGAAGTTCATGTTCAATTAAATACTAAAACAAAAATGTTTTGCTCTTGTCCCACAAGTTTTGCTGATATTCAAAATAAAAACACTTGTCCTACATGCTTAGCTCTTCCAGGTGCTTTACCTGTTATTAATGAAGAAGCTGTGAAAAAAGCCATGATGTTTGGTTGGGCTATAAATGCAACAATAAATAAAAAATCTATTTTTAATAGAAAAAACTATTTCTATCCTGATCTTCCAAAAGGTTATCAAATAAGCCAATTTGAAGTTCCAATTGTTGAAAATGGTTATCTTTTTATTGATAAAGAGGATGGGTCAAAAAGAAAAATAGGCATTACAAGAGCCCATTTAGAAGAGGATGCAGGAAAAAACATTCATGAAGGTGAAATAAGTAAAGTTGATCTAAATCGTGCTGGCACTCCTCTTTTAGAGATAGTAAGTGAGCCAGATATTAGAAGCAGTGAAGAGGCAGTACAATACCTAAAAAAGCTTCATGCAATAGTAAGATATCTTGATATTAGTGATGCAAATATGCAAGAAGGATCTTTTAGATGTGATGCTAACGTATCAATCAGACCAAAAGGTGATGAAAATCTTTATACAAGAGTTGAGATTAAAAATTTAAACTCTTTTAGATTTATACAAAAAGCAATTGATTATGAAGTACAAAGACATATAGAAGCATGGGAAGATGGAGTATATGAAAAAGAGGTGGTTCAAGAGACAAGGCTTTTTGACTCTCAAAAAGGTGTTACAAGAAGTATGAGAGGAAAAGAAGAGAGTGCAGATTATAGATATTTTCCAGATCCAGACCTACTTCCTGTAATTATTCCAGAGAGTTTTTTTGAAGAGACGAAAAATATTCCAGAACTTCCAGATGAAAAAGAGGAAAGATTTATTAAAGAGTATAAGATAAAGCCATATGATGCAGCTTTGATTGCCTCTTCAAAAGAGATGGCAGAGTTTTTTGAAGAGATGATGGAAGAAAATATTGAAGCAAAAAACGGTGTTACATGGCTTACAGTTGAGCTTGCAGCAAGACTCAATAAAGCTGGCCTTGATATAACAGAATCACCAGTTGATGCTAAAAAATTGGCAAAACTTGTAAAAAGAATAGAAGATAAAACAATAAGCGGTAAGGCTGCTAAAGATGTACTTGATTTTCTTATGGAAAATAGAGTTGAGGTTGACGAAGCTATTGAAAAATTGGGACTTAAACAGATAAGCGATACTGGTGCAATTGAGGCTATGATAGATGAAATTCTTTCTAAAAATGAAGATAAAGTAGCTGAATATAAAGCAGGAAAAGAGAAGCTTTTTGGATTTTTTGTTGGTCAAGTAATGAAAGCAAGTAAGGGAAAAGCAGACCCAAAACTTGTAAATGAAATATTAAGGAAAAAACTATCTTGA
- a CDS encoding NAD(P)H-dependent glycerol-3-phosphate dehydrogenase, translating into MKIGIIGAGKWGQALQYALSQKNSVYITSRHKKEIPNFTTLKYLLENFEYLVIALPAQVTREWLEKNGLDRDKKVLVASKGIDVKSGKFLNQIYEKFLPKEHISFLTGPSFAKEVKEGLPTALVVNSLNQELALKFANAFPDFIKTYISDDVIGAEIAGAYKNVIAIASGICDGLKLGNNARAALMARGLVEMERFGKFFGGKTETFLGLSGAGDLFLTASSNLSRNYRVGFGLAQGKNLEIILKELGEVAEGVYTSEAIIKIAQKNDIYTPIAKEVYEILNGKNPHISLRDLLR; encoded by the coding sequence ATGAAAATAGGTATAATTGGTGCAGGAAAATGGGGACAGGCATTGCAGTATGCCTTATCTCAAAAAAATAGTGTATATATAACATCAAGACATAAAAAAGAGATTCCAAATTTTACAACTTTAAAATATTTACTTGAAAATTTTGAATATTTAGTTATTGCCCTTCCAGCCCAAGTTACAAGAGAGTGGCTTGAAAAAAATGGACTTGATAGAGATAAAAAAGTTTTAGTTGCTTCAAAAGGGATAGATGTTAAAAGCGGAAAATTTTTAAATCAAATATATGAAAAATTTTTACCAAAGGAGCATATATCCTTTTTAACTGGGCCATCTTTTGCTAAAGAGGTAAAAGAGGGATTACCTACAGCTTTAGTTGTAAATTCATTAAATCAAGAGTTAGCTCTAAAATTTGCAAATGCTTTTCCAGATTTTATTAAAACATATATAAGTGACGATGTAATAGGTGCCGAAATTGCAGGAGCATATAAAAATGTTATAGCTATTGCATCTGGAATATGTGATGGATTGAAACTTGGAAATAATGCAAGGGCAGCTTTAATGGCAAGAGGCTTAGTTGAGATGGAGAGATTTGGAAAATTTTTTGGTGGAAAAACTGAAACTTTTTTGGGTTTGAGTGGAGCAGGGGATCTCTTTTTAACTGCAAGCAGCAATCTTTCAAGAAATTATAGAGTAGGGTTTGGACTAGCACAAGGGAAAAATTTAGAAATAATATTAAAAGAGCTTGGAGAGGTTGCAGAAGGGGTATATACGAGTGAGGCTATTATAAAAATAGCTCAAAAAAATGATATATATACTCCAATAGCAAAAGAGGTATATGAAATATTAAATGGTAAAAATCCACATATCAGCCTAAGGGATTTATTAAGATGA
- a CDS encoding glutamate-5-semialdehyde dehydrogenase → MEEFLKRAKKSASILSTINGEKKKKVLYDMADELERNIDTILEANALDMKYAEENALSSALRDRLLLNKNRVTAMAQSIREIALLKDPVGRVLDGWVLDNGLRIEKVSIPIGVIGIIYESRPNVTSDTAALCFKSSNVCILKGGKEAKNSNEAIANILRNVLEENGLPKDIISLLPNYSREGVSKLIKMDKYVDLIIPRGGEALIRYVSENATVPVVKHDKGLCHTYIDKDADFEKAIKIAVNAKVQRPGVCNAMETLLVDYAIKDEMLLKLYEAFKPHLTTLKGCALTREVIDVEEATEEDFHTEYLENILSIKVVDGVDEAIEHIRKYGSGHSEAIVTENYTTAEKFLNEIDAACVYVNASTRFTDGGVFGFGAEVGISTNKLHARGPMGINDLTTYKYKIYGEGQIRE, encoded by the coding sequence ATGGAGGAGTTTTTAAAAAGAGCTAAAAAAAGTGCTTCAATTTTATCAACAATTAATGGAGAAAAAAAGAAAAAAGTTTTATATGATATGGCTGATGAGCTTGAAAGAAATATAGATACTATTTTAGAAGCAAATGCATTAGATATGAAATATGCTGAAGAAAATGCTTTGTCTTCGGCTTTAAGAGATAGATTACTACTTAATAAAAATAGAGTTACTGCAATGGCTCAATCTATTAGAGAGATTGCTTTGTTAAAAGACCCAGTTGGAAGAGTATTAGATGGATGGGTTTTAGATAATGGTCTTAGAATAGAAAAAGTATCTATTCCAATTGGTGTAATAGGAATAATATATGAATCAAGACCAAATGTTACAAGTGATACTGCTGCTCTTTGTTTTAAAAGTTCAAATGTATGTATTTTAAAAGGTGGCAAAGAGGCAAAAAATTCAAATGAAGCAATTGCTAATATTTTAAGAAATGTTTTAGAAGAAAATGGTCTTCCAAAAGATATTATTTCATTATTACCTAATTATAGTAGAGAAGGAGTTAGTAAACTAATAAAGATGGATAAATATGTTGATTTGATTATTCCAAGAGGAGGAGAGGCTCTTATTAGATATGTTAGTGAAAATGCTACAGTACCTGTAGTAAAGCATGATAAGGGTCTTTGCCATACATATATAGATAAAGATGCAGATTTTGAAAAGGCAATAAAAATAGCTGTAAATGCAAAGGTTCAAAGACCCGGCGTTTGCAATGCTATGGAGACATTATTGGTAGATTATGCTATCAAAGATGAGATGCTATTAAAACTATATGAAGCATTTAAACCTCATTTAACAACTTTAAAGGGTTGTGCACTAACAAGAGAGGTTATAGATGTAGAGGAGGCAACTGAAGAGGATTTTCATACAGAATATCTTGAAAATATTTTATCAATAAAAGTTGTTGATGGAGTTGATGAAGCAATTGAGCATATAAGAAAGTATGGAAGCGGACACAGTGAGGCTATTGTTACAGAGAATTACACAACTGCAGAAAAATTTTTAAATGAAATCGATGCAGCTTGTGTATATGTTAATGCTTCAACAAGATTTACTGATGGTGGAGTTTTTGGTTTTGGAGCAGAAGTTGGAATCTCCACAAATAAACTTCATGCAAGAGGACCAATGGGTATAAATGATTTGACAACATATAAATATAAAATTTATGGAGAGGGGCAGATTAGAGAGTAG
- a CDS encoding NAD-binding protein, translated as MQEKKDKILLFGYGRYGEQIGKYLLNNGYDVYIAESDKKNLKHASVDGYEHILIVDIENDEDIANTIFDNGIKKVFCAYDDEEVNIYLTITLKAIFSKIEIISICESKETERKLKLAGADKVIDTMEVAANKIYFILEKPAVAEAIDNILQDPNIAFYEIEIPKNSFLDGIDITDAKIKKRFDIIVIGIVDIELGNRFTFITKGIRHKLDAGDILVVIGKKDNIKKFQEELLNSSIKGNE; from the coding sequence ATGCAAGAGAAAAAAGATAAAATATTACTTTTTGGATATGGAAGATATGGTGAACAGATAGGTAAATATCTATTAAATAATGGATATGATGTTTATATTGCCGAATCAGATAAAAAAAATTTAAAGCATGCATCTGTAGACGGTTACGAACATATATTGATAGTAGATATTGAAAATGATGAAGATATTGCAAATACTATTTTTGATAATGGAATTAAAAAAGTATTTTGTGCATATGATGATGAAGAGGTAAATATATATCTTACAATTACATTAAAAGCAATTTTTAGCAAAATTGAAATAATTTCAATTTGTGAGTCAAAAGAGACTGAGAGAAAATTAAAACTTGCAGGGGCAGATAAAGTTATTGATACAATGGAAGTTGCAGCAAATAAAATATACTTTATTCTTGAAAAACCTGCTGTAGCAGAAGCTATTGATAATATTTTACAAGACCCAAATATAGCATTTTATGAGATTGAAATTCCAAAAAACTCTTTTTTAGATGGAATTGATATAACTGATGCAAAAATAAAAAAAAGATTTGATATTATTGTAATTGGGATAGTAGATATAGAGCTTGGAAATAGGTTTACTTTTATAACTAAGGGTATAAGACACAAACTTGATGCAGGTGATATATTGGTGGTTATTGGTAAAAAAGATAATATTAAAAAATTTCAAGAAGAACTTTTGAATTCATCTATAAAAGGCAATGAATGA
- a CDS encoding ion transporter, whose translation MKFSQILVDIAFLLEGSQRYKKVKLFFKNLLENENYPLKRYFDYFMIFLILSSVIIIIEEVKTPISKWLYYYDVYFVTGVFIVEYLLRLWVYNDVGKIIIEEFENSVFLEKEFDTKSVLKEILKKKLEYITSPLAIIDLLAILPSYRELRILRIFVLFRVFKLLRYSQSVTHFLQVLASKKLELFTLLLLVAFVVLISGISIYVFEEQKNPNISTLFDAFYWALVTISTVGFGDITPVTNEGRGITLFIILTGVGLISFATSIIVSAFNEKMHEVKENKILNTINKMDNVYLICGYTHISDLIAKRFKKDNKNFLIVDLDETKVEEALKKGYYAIKEDASKKDLFKKLDFERIKSVLAMTDKDMHNIFICLNVRSFSKDIFLISRTVDKNSYKKLKLAGANYLISPYDTAGVYATKIIEQPIAITAINDILTAKKNALCDQVEVLKGSFLENKKIKDLDFAKYKIILLGVIRHFEKELEPKIDRKFYFNPEDDFQLQANDILIILGYNLSINNFKSQITESTLSHAREKR comes from the coding sequence TTGAAATTTTCGCAGATTTTAGTTGATATAGCTTTTTTGCTTGAGGGATCACAAAGATATAAAAAAGTAAAACTTTTTTTTAAAAATTTATTGGAAAATGAAAATTATCCTTTAAAAAGATACTTTGACTATTTTATGATTTTTCTTATTCTCTCAAGTGTTATTATAATAATAGAAGAGGTAAAAACACCTATTTCTAAATGGCTTTATTATTATGATGTATATTTTGTAACTGGTGTTTTTATTGTTGAATATTTGTTAAGGCTTTGGGTTTATAATGATGTTGGAAAAATTATTATAGAGGAGTTTGAAAATTCTGTTTTTTTAGAAAAAGAGTTTGACACAAAGAGTGTTTTAAAAGAGATATTGAAAAAAAAGTTAGAATATATTACTTCACCTTTGGCAATAATTGATCTTTTAGCAATTTTACCAAGTTATAGAGAGTTAAGAATTTTAAGAATTTTCGTGCTTTTTAGAGTATTTAAACTTTTGAGATATTCTCAAAGTGTTACTCATTTTTTACAAGTTCTTGCATCAAAAAAGCTTGAACTATTTACCCTTTTATTATTAGTTGCATTTGTTGTTTTAATATCTGGCATTAGTATATATGTATTTGAAGAGCAAAAAAATCCAAATATTTCTACACTTTTTGATGCCTTTTACTGGGCATTAGTTACAATTTCAACTGTTGGATTTGGTGATATTACTCCAGTTACTAATGAAGGCAGAGGTATAACTCTATTTATTATTTTAACTGGAGTAGGACTTATCTCATTTGCAACTTCAATAATTGTATCTGCTTTTAATGAGAAAATGCATGAAGTAAAAGAGAATAAAATATTAAATACAATAAATAAAATGGATAATGTTTATCTTATTTGTGGTTATACTCACATTTCAGATTTAATTGCAAAAAGATTTAAAAAAGATAATAAAAATTTTTTAATAGTAGATTTAGATGAAACAAAAGTAGAGGAGGCTTTAAAAAAAGGTTATTATGCCATAAAAGAGGATGCTTCAAAAAAAGATTTATTTAAAAAATTGGATTTTGAAAGAATAAAATCTGTTCTAGCAATGACAGATAAGGATATGCATAATATTTTTATCTGTTTAAATGTTAGAAGTTTTAGCAAAGATATATTTTTAATTTCAAGGACTGTTGATAAAAACTCATATAAAAAATTAAAACTTGCAGGAGCTAATTATCTAATTTCACCATATGATACTGCAGGAGTTTATGCTACAAAAATTATTGAGCAACCAATAGCAATAACAGCAATTAATGATATTTTAACTGCTAAAAAAAATGCTTTATGTGATCAGGTAGAGGTTTTAAAAGGCTCTTTTTTGGAAAACAAAAAAATAAAAGATTTGGATTTTGCAAAATATAAAATAATTCTTCTTGGAGTTATCAGACACTTTGAAAAAGAGTTAGAGCCTAAAATCGATAGAAAATTTTATTTTAATCCAGAAGATGATTTTCAATTACAAGCAAATGATATATTAATTATACTTGGTTATAATCTCTCTATCAACAATTTTAAATCACAAATTACAGAAAGTACATTGAGCCATGCAAGAGAAAAAAGATAA